CCCGATCACCGGCCTCGGCGGGAAGGTCGTCGACGGCTCCCGGAATGTCAGCGGTGACCCCGCGATCCTCTACGGCCCGACCGGCGGCGCCAACCAGGCGTGGGTGCTCGGCAAGGACGGCGCGGCGCATCTGATGGGCCAGGGCCTGTGCCTGGACGTCCAGGGCGGCGGGACGGCGAACGGCACGCCGGTGATCGTGTACACCTGCGGCGGGGGCGCCAACCAGCAGTGGCGGTACGAGAACGGCGCACTGCGCAACCCGGCGTCCAACCGCTGCCTCGACGTGCCGGGCGGCGACACGGCCAACGGCACCCGGCTCGTCATCTGGGACTGCACCGGCGGCGCCAACCAGAAGTGGAGCGTTCCGGCCCGGCCCTGAACCCGTTCCTACCGCACCAGTTCGGGCGGCGGTTCGGTCGCCAATCCGGTGCCGTAGACGCGTATCTCGCCGTCGGCGGGGTCCCAGTGCTCGTCGAGGACCCGCAGGCTGACGGCGAGATGGCGGCCGTCCGGTGACCAGGCGGTCGCCACGGCCTGGCACAGGCGGCCCTCGCGGTTGCGGTGGTTGGTGACGACGCGGTGGTCGCCGACCCGCCGGATGGTGACCTCCGCGAACTTGCCTATGACGGCGAGCAGTTCACCGTCCGGGCTCACCCGCACGGACTGGATCGTGTCGTGGTGCCGGATCACGTCCAGGGTGCGGCCGTCCGCCGGGTCCAGTACGTACACCCGCTCGCCGCAGGCGACGAACATCCGCGACTCGTCGGCGGTGAAGGTGACTCCGTGGAACTGATCGACGGAGCCGTCGGGGGTGCCCGCACCCTCGCTCCCCGCGCCCAGGGGTATCTCGCGCATCCCGCCGTCCCCGCCGTCCGGTGTCAGCAGGGCGACTCGGGGGCCGGAGGCGTACGTGGTGCGGTAGCGGCCCGTGGCGGAGCGCAGACGGCCCGTCTGGGCGGGGGCCTGGACGCGGGCGCCCGAGCCCGTGTCGTACGCGAGTTGGGGGAGCGCCTCCTCGTAGTGGCGCAGGACGACCACGGGTTCGCCGGGGACCCAGGACAGCCAGGGGCAGACGTAGTCGTCGGGGTTCTCGGCGCTCGCGCGCAGGCACTCGTTCCAGTCGGCAGTGTCGTAGACCGCCAACTCGCCCTGTTCGCTGTGGGATACGGCCAGCCGACGGCCGTCGTCGGAGAAGGCGAGGTGGTGGGACTCGGCGGTGCCGAACGGCTTCAGTACGGCGCGGGGGCGGCGCAGATCGGGGACCCGCGGGGCCTCGCCGGGGAGCGGCATGTCGGCGTGCGTGGGGTAGCTGGCGGTGCGCCACCAGTCGCCCTCGGACAGGTGCCGCATCCAGCGGGCGTCGGTGACCACCACCTCGTAGTCCGCCCCGACGCGCATCTCCTCGGCCTGGACGAGCTCCGCCGCGGCCCCGGGTTTCATGTCCTGGAACCTGACGTCCTCCTCCCAGGGGAACCCGATGTACCCCTCCCAGGGAAGCTCGTCGTCCTCGTCGTACTCCGCTTCCGCTTCCTCGTCTTCCTCGTCGAACTCCTCGTCCTCGTCGAGGAGTTCCTCGGTCCCCGGCCACGGGTGGTTGCGGGTCGCAAGGCGTTCGGCGCGCTCGACGAACCAGCGGGTGTGCAGGTCCACCCACTCCTCGTCGAGGTACTGGTCCCGGGTGGTCACCTCGCACAACGGGGCGTCGTCCCAGGCCGTCTCGCGCAGGATGCGGTAGAAGAAGCTGGGGTCGTCGGTGAGCGGGGCGTGCGAGTCGGTGTCGTAGTAGAGGACGGAGACCCGTATCCGTAAGGTGCGGGCCGCGTGGTCGGCTGCCAGTACCCGGACTCCGTAGAGATCGGTCATGAAGGTGTTCCCCCGTTGTCGCGTCGTGCCGGTGCGTCCTGTTGCCGAGTCCTGCCTGCCGGTACGGATCATGCTTGCACCGCCCTCTGACAACGCACGCTGAGCAGGCGCGATGGCAACGACCATGGCAACGACCACGGACGGGGCCCGCCGACAACGGCCACTGACCGGGCCAGCACTGCCCGGGCCACCATTGACCGGGCCCGCACAGCACAGTGCGCCGGCCCGTCCCGTGGACGTTCCGGCGCACTGTGCTGCCGTATCGCTGCTGTACGGCTGCCGTATCTCTGCCGTGCGCGCGGGACTCAGCCCTTCACGCACACCACCTGCTTGAGCTTCGCGACCACGGCGACGAGGTCCCGCTGCTGGTCGATGACCTGCTCGATCGGCTTGTAGGCGCCCGGGATCTCGTCCACGACGCCCGAGTCCTTACGGCACTCGACGCCCCGGGTCTGGTCCTCCAGGTCCTTCGCCGTGAAGCGGCGCTTCGCGGCGTTCCGGCTCATCCGCCGGCCCGCGCCGTGCGAGGCGGAGTTGAAGGACTTGTCGTTGCCGAGGCCCTTGACGATGTACGAGCCCGTCCCCATCGAGCCGGGGATGATCCCGTAGTCGCCCGAACCGGCCCGGATCGCGCCCTTACGGGTCACGAGCAGGTCCATGCCGTCGTAGCGCTCCTCGGAGACGTAGTTGTGATGGCAGCTGATCTCCTGCTCGAAGACCGGCTTCGCCTTCCCGAACTCCTTGCGGATCACGTTCTTGAGCAGGCCCATCATCAGTGCGCGGTTGTGCTTCGCGTACTCCTGCGCCCAGAACAGGTCGTTGCGGTACGCCGCCATCTGCGGGGTGTCGGCGATGAACACCGCGAGGTCGCGGTCGACCAGGCCCTGGTTGTGCGGCAGACCCTGCGCGACGCCGATGTGGTGCTCGGCGAGTTCCTTGCCGATGTTGCGCGAACCGGAGTGCAGCATCAGCCAGACCGCGCCCTCGGTGTCCGTGCAGACCTCGACGAAGTGGTTGCCGCCGCCCAGCGTGCCCATCTGCTTCCCGGCGCGCTCGGCACGGAACTTCACCGCGTCGGCGATGCCGTCGAAGCGGGACCAGAAGTCGTCCAGGCCCGCCGTCGGGAAACCGTGCAGCTTGGCCGGGTCGACCGGGTCGTCGTGCATACCCCGGCCCACCGGGATGACCTGCTCGATCCGGTTGCGCAGCCGGGACAGGTCGCCGGGCAGGTCGTTCGCGGTGAGGGAGGTACGGACCGCCGACATTCCGCAGCCGATGTCCACGCCGACGGCGGCCGGGCAGACCGCGTCGCGCATGGCGATCACGGATCCGACGGTCGCGCCCTTGCCGTAGTGCACGTCCGGCATCACGGCCAGGCCCTTGATCCAGGGCAGCGTGGCGACATTGCGGAGCTGCTGCATCGCCGCGTCCTCGATCGAGGCAGGATCGGTCCAGATCCGGATCGGTACCTGCGCTCCCTGAACCTCGGTGTACGACATGGCGTCCTCATTCCCCCGTGGCGCGCGGTCCTGCCGCGCGGTTCGTGTGCGTGTGTTTCGTGTGGCGTGTGCGGTGGGTGTCCGTGGCCGGTGGCGCGCGGACGGTGTGCGGCGGTACTGGCCCGTGGCCACGTCTCCGCGGCACAACGGCACCGTAAATACCGGTGTCAAGCAGGTCGAATCAGACAGCGAACCGGCGGTCACCGCAGTGCGTGCGATAGACATTGTGTTCACTGCCCGCCAGGTTGCGGCAATTGATTAAGTAGGCCGGGCCGCCGGTCCGGACGCCTGGGCCGGGCAGGGTCGGGCAGTGAACGACCGGCGATCGACCGGCGATCGACCAGCACGAACCAGCACGACAAGCAGCACACGACAAGCAGCAACAGCAAGCAGCAACGACAATCAGCAATCAGCAACAACGAGGCGGGTCGAGCGGTTCTCGATCCGGACGAGAGGGGTCGGCGCCGTGCGGCGGAGGATGGGTGCAACCGGCGCTGCCGTGCTGCTCGGGGTGCTCCTGTCCGCCTGCTCCGGCGGGTCGGACGACGACGGCGGCCAGGCCAAGCCCGGTCAGCCGGAGACGCCCACCCAGGTGGCCGAGCCCGGCAAGTACGACTCCCTGCCCGAGGCCTGCTCGTCCGTGGACCAGGACGCCCTCGACAGCCTGCTGCCCGGGATCCAGGCGATCACCGACGAGGTGCAGCGCGAGCGCGCCTACGCGGGCGCGGCCACGGCCACGTACGACACGGACCGGCGGGTCGGCTGCCGCTGGAAGGCCGAGTCGGCCCGGGCCACCCACCATCTCTCGGTGGACTTCGAGCGGGTCGTCTCCTACGACGCTGCGGTGAGCGACGACGACCGCGCCGAGGACGTGTACGCCGAGAAGGCCGTCGAGGCCGGGCTCACGCCCGCCGCGCCGAGTGGCGGGGTGTCGGGCGAGGTGGCCGGCAGCAGCGCGTCGCCCGAGGAGCCCGGAGCGTCCGGGGAGTCCGGGGAGTCCGGGGCCGAGGGTGGGTCCGAGGACGGCAAGTCCCGGGACGGCGGATCCAAGGACAAGGGATCCCAGGACGGCGGATCCCAGGACCGCGACTCCGACGACGAACGCGCCAACCGGGGCGGCGTCCAGGAGTCCACGGGCCGTGCGGACGTCGACCCCTCGCCGGAGCCCGGCGGCGACGACACCCCGACCGGTGACGCGAGCCCGCCCGCGGGCGGCGGCGACCCGGGCCAGGGCGGCCAGGAGGGTGCCGAGGGGCTCGCCTCCCGCATCCTGGACGACCTCGGCGACTCGGCCTTCCTGGACGACCAGGTCTCCCAGTCCACCTCGACCTCCCACAACCGCACCGTGACTGTGGTGTTCCGCACGTCCAACGTGATCGTGACGATTCAGTACGACGATCAGCCGATGGGGGCCATGCAGACCCCGGACGGCAAGGAAATGCAGGACAGGGCGCGGCAACTGGCCGACCGTCTGGCCGACAAGCTGGACGGCTGACGGGGGCTTTGTCCTTTTTGGCGCCCTGCGGTCGACGTCGCTCGTCGGGCCGGGGCAGCCGGAATCACAGCCGCCGTGTCCGGGCGCCGCGTACCGTGACCCCTCGGACCGACCGTCCCGGGCCTCCGGGACACGGGCCGTGCGGCCGGGGAGAGCCGTCCGGTCCGGAAGGACCTCGCTTGGCCGTAAGGCCCGAGCGACCGTGATGAGTGAAGGAACCATGCACCGATCTGCACAGCGACTCACCCGCCTCTTCGCCGGTGCGGCGGCCGTACCGGTGATCCTCCTGGCCTCCGCCTGCTCCTCGGACGACTCCGGCTCGAAGGAGGACAGCAAGCCGAGTGCCACGCCCTCGGCCCGTCCCACGGTGGAGAAGGAGCGCTTCGCGACGCTGCCCGACCCGTGCAAGGTCATCAAGAAGAACACCCTCGACGACCTGGTGCCCAAGACCGAGGACGAGTCGGGCAAGGCGGGCGGCTCGGACGACTCCTCGATCCGTGGCACCTGCGCCTGGACCAGCCTGGACAACAAGGGCGTCAAGGGCTCGCAGTTCCGCTGGCTGAACGTCTCGCTGCTGCGCTTCGAGTCTGACCAGGCCCGCGGCAACGGCGACAAGCTGGCGCACACCTACTTCCAGAAGCAGGTCGCGGGCGCGCAGCGCACCCCTGGTGCGAAGGGCGTGCAGACCGCGCCGGTGGCGGGCGCCGGTGAGGAGGCGACCGTCGTGAGCTACGAGCTGAAGAAGAAGGAAGGCACCTTCAAGCAGCAGACCGTGGTCGCCCGTACCGCCAACGTCGTCGTCACCATCGACTACAACGGCGCCGGTCTCGCCGGTGACAAGTCCCCCGACGCCCAGGACCTCGTGTCCGACCTCAAGCGCGCGGCCAAGGACGCGGTGGCCGCCGTCGAGGCCGCCAACTCCGGTTCCTCCGGCGGCGGTTCCACCGACGGCGAGTCCCCGAAGGACGGCGCCGAGTCCCCGAAGGACGGCGCGTCGAAGGACAGCGGCAAGGCCTGAGGCACTGACGGCCCGGCTCGTACCGCCGGTACGGGGCCGGGCCTCAGAGGCCCAGATTCCGGATGCATAACGGCCTGCCGCCCCTCCCACGACCCTCCGGCGCGGGGCAAAGCGGGACCGAGGTGACCCAACAGCCCTGTGGGCGTGGGGAGATGGGACGGCCCGTGGTCGCGGGCGGCCGGATCGGCCGCCGTGGTCCGCGCGTTCCGGCCCCCCGTTCGCCATGTGCGTGTGCCAGTCTGTTGCGCGCATGTGCCGGATGCGCGGGCGCCCCGCTGGGGGTGTGCCCGCCGCGCAGGGCAGCCGTACGTGAACGGAGGGCAGACCGGTGGCCGCGCCACTGCAGCTGACTCGGACGCACCGGATTCTCATCGGCGTGGTGGTGGCCGGTGCGGTGGTGATCGCGGGGATCGGTTTCGCGGGTTCGTACGCGGCGGTGCGTGAACTCGCGGAGAAGAAGGGCTTCGGCGACTTCTCGCTGGTCTTCCCGATCGGTATCGACGCGGGTATCTGTGTGCTCCTCGCGCTCGACCTGCTGCTGACATGGATCCGTATCCCGTTCCCGTTGTTGCGGCAGACGGCGTGGCTGCTGACGGCGGCGACGATCGCGTTCAACGGTGCCGCGGCCTGGCCCGACCCTCTCGGTGTGGGGATGCATGCGGTGATTCCGGTGCTGTTCGTGGTCGCGGTGGAGGCGGCCCGGCACGCGGTCGGGCGGATCGCGGACATCACCGCCGACAAGCACATGGAGGGCGTACGGATCAGCCGCTGGCTGTTGTCCCCGGTGCCGACCTTCCTGTTGTGGCGGCGGATGAAGCTGTGGGAGCTGCGTTCCTACGAGCAGGTGATCAAGCTGGAGCAGGAACGGCTGGTGTATCAGGCGCGGTTGCGTTCGCGGTTCGGGCGGGCGTGGCGGCGCAAGGCGCCGGTCGAGTCGTTGATGCCGCTGCGGCTGGCGAAGTACGGAGTACCGCTCGCCGAGACCGCACCCGACGGACTCGCCGCCGCGGGGATCGAGCCGCGGTTGCTGCCGGGACAGCCCGCCGCGCCTGAGCTGGAGTCCAAGTCCGCCCAGGAGAACCCGGAAACGGCTCCCGAGGAGGCCCCGAGCCAGTGGTTCGCCCCGCCGCAGAAGGTGCGGTACCAGGGCGACTACGACCCGAACTACGAGCCGCCCACGTACACCCCTCCGCAGGAGCACCAGTCCTGGTACGACGGGCAGCCGCAGCAGATACCTGTGCCACAGCCGGGCGCGGCGGAGTCGGGGCAGGAACCGGGGTCGGGGCAGGGATCGGGACCGGCATCGGAGCAGCAGCCGGTCGTGGAGGTGGCGCCCGAGCCGACCATGGACGAACTACCGGCATCAGCACCGGAGTTGGTATCGGAACCGATCCCGGACGAGGAGCCGGAGCCGCGGGTCCAGGTGCCGAACGGGGCGGGCGGTATGCGGCGCCTGGGCGAGGGCGTGCAGGAGGCGGAGCCGTCGGACGAGGACCTGTACCAGGTCTTCCGGTACTCGATAGACGGCGAGGGCATGCCGACGCCCGGTGCCTTCGCCGCCAACGTCGAGGCCACGTACCAGTTGCGCCTCCAGCCGCGCGAACTGAACCAGTACATGGGCCAGTTCACGGCCCGGCTCACCAACGAGCTGCTGGAAGACCACATCGCGTAGGGCTGGGAAATCCGCCCGCGTAGGGCTGGGAAACCCCGCACACATCGCCTGAACACTTCGGGCTGGTCCTCTGAACTCGGCCTGAACGCACGGCAGTTGGGGGACGGTGACTTCCGGCCCCCGCATGCCACGGCCGAAAAGTGATCCCGCTCCCATCGCGTCGCCGTACTCCCTCTGTCCAAGTCGTCCGATTACAGTGCCGGTTGACAGCCGAGGCCGGGCGCGACGGACGCCGGCCCAGGGCATTCCAGGAGTTGAGCCAGTGACCGAGAACCCGGCAACCGCACAGGACCGTGCCGAGCAGGTGCGCAGTCGCATCGACACCAGCCAGCCGCACACCGCGCGGATCTGGAACTACTGGCTCGGCGGCAAGGACAACTACGAGATCGACCGGATCACCGGCGACCAGATCCGTACCCTGCACCCGGGCATCGGCGACTACGCCACGGCCGACCGGCTGTTCCTCGGCCGCGCGATCCGCCACCTCGCGGCCGACCACGGCATCCGTCAGTTCCTGGACATCGGCACCGGCCTGCCCACCGCGGACAACACCCACGAGGTCGCGCAGCGCATCGCGCCCGAGTCGCGCATCGTCTACGTGGACAACGACCCGCTGGTCCTCGCCCACGCCCGCGCCCTGCTGACCAGCACCCCCGAGGGCCGCACCGACTACCTCGACGAGGACCTGCGCAACGTCGACGCGATCCTCGAACACGCCGCCAGGACACTGGACTTGAGCCAGCCGGTCGCGCTCGTACTGCTCGGCGTGGTGATCTTCCTCGGTGACGACGAGGAGGCGCACACCACCGTGCGCCGCCTGATGGACGCCCTCGCCCCCGGCAGCCACCTGGTCCTCTCGCACACCATCACCAGCCCGGCCATGCCGGAGGTGGACGAGGCGGTGGCCTTCTGGAACGAGCACGGCACACCCAAGCTGAAGCAGCGCACCCCGGAGCAGATCACTCGCTTCTTCGACGGCCTCGAACTCGCCGAGCCCGGCGTCGTCTCCTGCTCCAAGTGGCGTCCCGGCGCGGACGAGTTGGAGCCGGAGGAGGTCGCGATGTACGGCGGACTGGCCCGTAAGAACTGAGGCCCCGCGCCTGCCGGTTGGGCCCGTACGCGGACGAAGGCGTACGGGCCCCGGCACCCGCCCCTCAAGAGGGGCGGCACAACAGCGGGTTCTCCAGTTCCGCGCACGGCCGGTGGCCGTGCGAGCGGACGATGTCCTTGCCCACCTCGTTGGCGAGGTAGCGCAGGAAGCCCGCGGCGATGGAACCCGCGGGCGGCTCGCCGTAGGTGTACGCGACCTCGGTCTGCCAGAACGGGTACGCGCCCTGTTCGGCGCCCTGGAGGGTGCTCTCGGCGCCGTCGATCCGGATGAGGGTGAGCCCCTTGTTCGCGCCGGTGGCGCCGACCTCGCTGTAACCGAGCGCCCCCGGGGTGCCGGAGACCGTGTCGAGCAGGGTCGAGGTCTTGCCGACCTCGCAGCGGCCCGGCACGCTCAGGTCCATCGCCTTGCAGTCGTCCTCGGTGGGCGCCAACGGCTTCTTGCCGCGCAGGACTTGGTCGATGAGGGTGGTCCGGCTGCCCGATCCCGGGTAGCGGCCGATCAGCTGGATGGGCAGATTCTGCTCCGCCCCGACCTGGCGCCAGTTGGTGATCCGTCCCGCGTAGATGTCCCGTATCTCCGCGAGGGAGAGGTTCTCCACCTCGACGTCCTCCCGCACGACCAGCGTGAACAGGGACAGCGAAACCGGCCGGGGCAGCAGCCGCGGGTGGCCCTTGCTGCGCGGGCCGTCGGTGAACGTCAGATGGTCGGACAGCCCGCGCACGCCCGGGCCCTTGTCCGCCTTCCCGGCATCGGTAAGGGTGTTGATGCCCTCCACGCTGCCTTTGAAGGTGTTCTCGGTGAGCGGGATCTCGGCGTCGGTGCAGGTACGCACGTACTGCTTCGCCGCCTCCCGTACGACCGGCTCGAAGGCGGTGGACCCGGACAGGTGCAGGGTTCCGGAGGCGCAGTCCAGCGGGGCGGCGTGGTCCTCCTCGCGGAAGATGGTGTCGAAGGACTGGACGCCCACGAGCATGACCAGGACCAGGAGCAGCGCCATCACCGGTTTCGAGGCGAGCGTATGGCTCTTGGTCTCCCTGATGGCCCCGCCCCGGATACCGCCGCGCACGCCCGCCCGTACCTCGGGCTCGGGGAACAACCGCTCCTGGCTCGGGCGGAAGTCGGAGGGTGTGCTCGTGTCGTCGCGTTCCAGGAGGGCGAGGACCTTGTAGTGGGTGCGGCGGTTGAGGGGGACGCGCGGCAGGTTGATGACACACAGCTCGCCGGAGCCGTCCCCGGGCTGCTCGCCGGAGCGGTCCTCGGCGGGAGTGATCGAGAAACTCTCCCGTGATTCGAAGCTGTTGAGCAGGAACGCATGGCTCGGCTCGGTCACCGCCATCGCGATCACCCGGCGGCCGGGGAACAGCACCCGGATACCGATCGTGTCGATGTCGGAGGTCGCGTAGTGGCTGGGCTCGATGTCCGTCCAGCCGCTGTTCTCGATGCGCAGCAGAACGAACGAAGGGTCCTTCAGAGCCCGCCCGTTCTGCTGCATCCGCCGCAGTACGGCGGTGTGCGGAAGGTTGACCGTGTCCTGGTCCCGCACCGCGGTGTCCATCTGTACCCGGTAGCCGAGGCGCTTGCGCCCGACGAGGACGAACTCCCAGACGGCGGCGCCCAACGGGACCACCAGACCCAGTACGGCGATGACCGACTGCCAGGAGAAATCCACGGCTCCCACTCCCGTCCACGACTCTGCTCGGCGGTCCTGCCCGGATCGGTCCGTCCATTGAACAGGCGTGCGGGCGCGCGTGCTTCCCGGCGAACAACAAAGCGGCGTCAACTCTCCCTGTTCGCAGGGGAGTTGACGCCGTTTCCGGTCAAGTTTCCCGGTTGTTCGCCGAGTTGGTGGCGCCGAGCGCTCGGCTCGCTCAGGCCCCGAGCAGCTTGCGCACCCGGTCCTGGCCGACCGCGAGCAGCAGCGTGGGCAGCCGCGGTCCGGTGTCCCGGCCCACCAGGAGCTGGTAGAGCAGGGCGAAGAACGCCCGCTGGGCGACCTTGAGTTCGGGCGTCGGCTTGGCCTCGGCCTCCAGGCCCGCCATCAGCTTGGGCACGCCGTAGACGAGCGTGGTCAGACCGTCCAGGGACCAGTGCGTGTCCAGACCGTCGACGAGCATCCGCAAGCTGGCGCGGTCCTGCTCGCCGAGCGTGGACAGCAGCTCGCCGTTGGGCGCGGCACGCACCACGGTGCGCTGGTCGGCAGGGACGTGGGTGTTGATCCACGCCTCGGCCCGGTCCAGGCGCGGGCGCACCTCGGCCAGCTCGGTGAGCGGGTGCTCCGGGTCCAGCTCGCCGAGGATGCGCAGCGTCTGGTCCTCGGCCCCGGCGGTGATGTCGGCGACCGAGGCGAGGGTGCGGTACGGCAGCGGGCGCGGAGTGCGCGGCAGCTCACCGGCCGCGGTGCCGACGGCACGGCTGTACGCGGCGGCGTCGGCGGGCAGCGCGCTGTCGTCCTCGACCTTCGCGGAGAGCTTGTCCCACTCGTCGTAGAGCCGCTGGATCTCCTGGTCGAAGGCGATCTTGAAGGACTGGTTGGGCTTGCGGCGCGCGTACAGCCAGCGCAGCAGCTGCGGCTCCATGATCCGCAGCGCGTCGCCGGGCGTGGGCACGCCGCCCTTGGACGAGGACATCTTCGCCATGCCGCTGATGCCGACGAAGGCGTACATCGGGCCGATCGGCTGCTTGCCGTCGAAGATCCGCACGATCTGCCCGCCGACCTGGAACGAGGAGCCCGGCGAGGAGTGGTCGACGCCGGACGGCTCGAAGATCACGCCCTCGAACGCCCAGCGCATCGGCCAGTCGACCTTCCACACCAGCTTGCCGCGGTTGAACTCGCTCAGCCGGACCGTCTCGCCGAAGCCGCAGCCCTCGGTGGTGCAGGTGTAGGTCAGCTCGGTGGACTCGTCGTCGTAGGCGGTGACGGTGGTGAAGTCCTTGCCGCAGCGCGCGCAGTAGGGCTTGTAGGGGAAGTAGCCGCCCGCGCCGGTGCTGCCGTCGTCCTCACCGGCCGCCCCGGAACCCTCCGCGGCCTCCAGCTCGGCCTCGTCGACCGGCTTCTGCGACTTCTTCTGCGGCTGCTTCTTGGTCCGGTACTGGGCCAGGATCGCGTCGATGTCGCCGCGGTGCCGCATCGCGTGCAGGACCTGCTCGCGGTAGACGCCCGAGGTGTACTGGGCGGTCTGGCTGATCCCGTCGAACTCCACGCCGAGCGCGTCCAGCGCCTCGGTCATGGCCGCCTTGAAGTGCTCGGCCCAGTTCGGGTACGCCGAGCCCTCGGGCGCGGGCACCGAGGTCAGCGGCTTGCCGATGTGCTCGGCCCAGGACTCGTCGACACCGGGCACCCCGGCCGGGACCTTGCGGTAACGGTCGTAGTCGTCCCAGGAGATGAGGTGGCGCACCTCGTGCCCGCGCCGCCGGACCTCGTCGGCGACCAGGTGCGGGGTCATCACCTCGCGCAGGTTGCCGAGGTGGATCGGGCCGGAGGGGGAGAGCCCGGAGGCGACGACGACCGGTTTGCCCTGGGCACGGCTTTCGGATTCGGCGATGACCTCATCGGCGAAACGGGAGACCCAGTCGGCGGTCTCGTTGCTCTGCGCCACGATCGGTACGTCTCTTTCTTCCGGTGAACTTCAGGCGGACGTGCGGACGGCCCGCGAGCCCGGGGCCGGTGATCCGCCGGGAACGGATCGGGTGGTGGACCAGGTACTGGACCGGGTGAGGGACCAGGTGGTGCGCCCGCCCCGCCGTACGTCCGCCGCGCTCGGCGGGACGGCGCGGGAGGCCGACGCCACCATTGTCCCAGCTGGCCCGCCGAGCGCGAAAATGGCTTTACCCCCCATGGAATACTGGCGAGGTCTGTCTGACCACATCCTCCAGGAGAACGGCTCCCTTTCATGACCTCGGTCACGTCGCTCACGGCCTCCGTCAACCAGCGCCTCGCGGACGCGCTCTCGGCAGCCATGCCGGACGCCGCCTCCGCGGACCCGCTGCTGCGACGCAGTGACCGTGCCGACTTCCAGGCGAACGGGATCCTCGCCCTCGCGAAGAAGGCGAAGGCCAACCCGCGGGAGGTCGCCGAGCGGGTCGTGGGCGGTATCGACAACGGCGCGGTGATCAAGGATGTCGAGGTCTCCGGACCCGGCTTCCTCAACATCACCGTCACCGACCGGGCCATCACCGAGAACCTCGCCGCGCGGCTCGCCGACACCGAGCAGCGGCTCGGCGTGCCCCACAACCCCGGCGCGGGCACCACGGTGGTCGACTACGCCCAGCCGAACGTCGCCAAGGAGATGCACGTCGGCCACCTGCGCTCCGCGGTGATCGGCGACTCGGTCGCGCAGATCCTGCGGTTCACCGGTGAGACCGTCGTGGCGCGGCACCACATCGGCGACTGGGGCACCCAGTTCGGCATGCTCATCCAGTACCTGATCGAGCACCCGCACGAGCTGGACCACAAGGAAGCCGACTCCGCGGCCGCCTCCGGTGAGGAGGCGATGTCCAACCTCAACCGGCTCTACAAGGCCGCGCGTGTCGCCTTCGACTCCG
This is a stretch of genomic DNA from Streptomyces sp. NA04227. It encodes these proteins:
- a CDS encoding WD40 repeat domain-containing protein: MTDLYGVRVLAADHAARTLRIRVSVLYYDTDSHAPLTDDPSFFYRILRETAWDDAPLCEVTTRDQYLDEEWVDLHTRWFVERAERLATRNHPWPGTEELLDEDEEFDEEDEEAEAEYDEDDELPWEGYIGFPWEEDVRFQDMKPGAAAELVQAEEMRVGADYEVVVTDARWMRHLSEGDWWRTASYPTHADMPLPGEAPRVPDLRRPRAVLKPFGTAESHHLAFSDDGRRLAVSHSEQGELAVYDTADWNECLRASAENPDDYVCPWLSWVPGEPVVVLRHYEEALPQLAYDTGSGARVQAPAQTGRLRSATGRYRTTYASGPRVALLTPDGGDGGMREIPLGAGSEGAGTPDGSVDQFHGVTFTADESRMFVACGERVYVLDPADGRTLDVIRHHDTIQSVRVSPDGELLAVIGKFAEVTIRRVGDHRVVTNHRNREGRLCQAVATAWSPDGRHLAVSLRVLDEHWDPADGEIRVYGTGLATEPPPELVR
- a CDS encoding RtcB family protein, coding for MSYTEVQGAQVPIRIWTDPASIEDAAMQQLRNVATLPWIKGLAVMPDVHYGKGATVGSVIAMRDAVCPAAVGVDIGCGMSAVRTSLTANDLPGDLSRLRNRIEQVIPVGRGMHDDPVDPAKLHGFPTAGLDDFWSRFDGIADAVKFRAERAGKQMGTLGGGNHFVEVCTDTEGAVWLMLHSGSRNIGKELAEHHIGVAQGLPHNQGLVDRDLAVFIADTPQMAAYRNDLFWAQEYAKHNRALMMGLLKNVIRKEFGKAKPVFEQEISCHHNYVSEERYDGMDLLVTRKGAIRAGSGDYGIIPGSMGTGSYIVKGLGNDKSFNSASHGAGRRMSRNAAKRRFTAKDLEDQTRGVECRKDSGVVDEIPGAYKPIEQVIDQQRDLVAVVAKLKQVVCVKG
- a CDS encoding DUF3558 domain-containing protein, encoding MGATGAAVLLGVLLSACSGGSDDDGGQAKPGQPETPTQVAEPGKYDSLPEACSSVDQDALDSLLPGIQAITDEVQRERAYAGAATATYDTDRRVGCRWKAESARATHHLSVDFERVVSYDAAVSDDDRAEDVYAEKAVEAGLTPAAPSGGVSGEVAGSSASPEEPGASGESGESGAEGGSEDGKSRDGGSKDKGSQDGGSQDRDSDDERANRGGVQESTGRADVDPSPEPGGDDTPTGDASPPAGGGDPGQGGQEGAEGLASRILDDLGDSAFLDDQVSQSTSTSHNRTVTVVFRTSNVIVTIQYDDQPMGAMQTPDGKEMQDRARQLADRLADKLDG
- a CDS encoding DUF3558 domain-containing protein yields the protein MHRSAQRLTRLFAGAAAVPVILLASACSSDDSGSKEDSKPSATPSARPTVEKERFATLPDPCKVIKKNTLDDLVPKTEDESGKAGGSDDSSIRGTCAWTSLDNKGVKGSQFRWLNVSLLRFESDQARGNGDKLAHTYFQKQVAGAQRTPGAKGVQTAPVAGAGEEATVVSYELKKKEGTFKQQTVVARTANVVVTIDYNGAGLAGDKSPDAQDLVSDLKRAAKDAVAAVEAANSGSSGGGSTDGESPKDGAESPKDGASKDSGKA
- a CDS encoding DUF2637 domain-containing protein: MAAPLQLTRTHRILIGVVVAGAVVIAGIGFAGSYAAVRELAEKKGFGDFSLVFPIGIDAGICVLLALDLLLTWIRIPFPLLRQTAWLLTAATIAFNGAAAWPDPLGVGMHAVIPVLFVVAVEAARHAVGRIADITADKHMEGVRISRWLLSPVPTFLLWRRMKLWELRSYEQVIKLEQERLVYQARLRSRFGRAWRRKAPVESLMPLRLAKYGVPLAETAPDGLAAAGIEPRLLPGQPAAPELESKSAQENPETAPEEAPSQWFAPPQKVRYQGDYDPNYEPPTYTPPQEHQSWYDGQPQQIPVPQPGAAESGQEPGSGQGSGPASEQQPVVEVAPEPTMDELPASAPELVSEPIPDEEPEPRVQVPNGAGGMRRLGEGVQEAEPSDEDLYQVFRYSIDGEGMPTPGAFAANVEATYQLRLQPRELNQYMGQFTARLTNELLEDHIA
- a CDS encoding SAM-dependent methyltransferase, whose amino-acid sequence is MTENPATAQDRAEQVRSRIDTSQPHTARIWNYWLGGKDNYEIDRITGDQIRTLHPGIGDYATADRLFLGRAIRHLAADHGIRQFLDIGTGLPTADNTHEVAQRIAPESRIVYVDNDPLVLAHARALLTSTPEGRTDYLDEDLRNVDAILEHAARTLDLSQPVALVLLGVVIFLGDDEEAHTTVRRLMDALAPGSHLVLSHTITSPAMPEVDEAVAFWNEHGTPKLKQRTPEQITRFFDGLELAEPGVVSCSKWRPGADELEPEEVAMYGGLARKN